Proteins from a single region of Ziziphus jujuba cultivar Dongzao chromosome 1, ASM3175591v1:
- the LOC107403634 gene encoding peroxidase 7, which yields MKNPSISFIFLVLAIHLVSASAQFYPNKHEHEQANPGGELLGDVTPLTIPTLTDKVDDLLSFGYYQQSCPNLEAIISRKVKDWVDKDFNIAASLLRLHFHDCAVRGCDASILLNHEGSERNAKTSKTLRGFEVIDDIKAEVERQCPKTVSCADILTAATRDATVKVGGPYWSIPYGRKDGRVSIDKEAESVPMGHENVTALMEFFQSQGLSILDLVVLSGAHTIGRSSCEPVQDRVFNYRGTGMADPSVSPEYLNFLRRKCRWASEYVELDASTPWQFDNKYFTNLQKKMGLLYTDQILYSDLRTSPLVATLASNPSIFRNQFGVSMAKLGNVQVLTGQDRQGEIRTNCNFVNNY from the exons ATGAAGAACCCCTCTATTTCCTTCATTTTCCTTGTCCTTGCTATCCACTTGGTTTCAGCTTCAGCTCAATTCTACCCCAATAAACATGAACATGAACAAGCAAACCCAGGTGGTGAATTGTTGGGGGATGTGACTCCTCTAACAATTCCCACACTGACTGATAAAGTGGATGATTTGCTTTCTTTTGGTTATTATCAGCAGAGCTGCCCAAATCTTGAAGCCATCATCAGCAGGAAAGTCAAGGATTGGGTTGACAAAGACTTCAACATAGCTGCTAGTCTCCTAAGGTTGCATTTCCATGATTGTGCTGTCCGG GGATGTGATGCTTCCATTTTATTGAACCATGAGGGAAGTGAAAGGAATGCCAAAACCAGCAAAACTCTGAGAGGGTTCGAAGTTATTGATGACATTAAAGCAGAGGTTGAAAGGCAGTGCCCAAAAACTGTATCTTGTGCTGACATTTTGACAGCGGCTACTAGAGACGCCACAGTTAAAGTTGGGGGTCCTTATTGGAGTATTCCTTATGGTAGAAAAGATGGACGAGTCTCCATTGACAAGGAAGCTGAATCTGTTCCAATGGGTCATGAAAACGTTACCGCTCTCATGGAGTTTTTCCAATCACAAGGCTTGAGTATTCTTGACTTGGTGGTTCTATCAG GGGCACATACCATTGGAAGGTCTTCATGTGAACCGGTACAAGACAGAGTGTTTAACTACAGAGGAACTGGAATGGCAGATCCTTCCGTTAGTCCAGAGTATCTTAACTTTCTGAGAAGAAAATGCAGATGGGCATCAGAATATGTTGAGCTAGATGCTTCAActccatggcaatttgacaacaAATACTTCACCAATCTTCAGAAAAAGATGGGTCTTTTATATACAGATCAAATACTTTATTCTGATCTAAGGACTTCACCACTTGTGGCTACATTGGCTTCCAACCCTTCAATCTTCCGCAATCAGTTTGGAGTTTCTATGGCCAAACTTGGGAACGTCCAAGTCCTCACTGGTCAAGATCGTCAAGGCGAAATTCGTACCAATTGCAATTTTgtcaacaattattaa